The region GCTTTTACTGTGCTGCAAAAGAATGAACGTGCTGGGGGCGTACAAAACGTTTACAACATAGTTGCCGAAAAGGGAAGTACCCTGCTGATGAACGGCGTTATGGTGATGCAGAAGTAGAGCTAAAGTATCAACATCAGCCGTTTACTGGTATGGTATACTTGCGCTGATGTTGTTGCAATTTTTGTGGTTTAAAATAGTAAAACCGTATTTTGCCGGCTTCTATGGAAAGCGCATCCCATGATGGTACTTATATAATATCCGGCAAATTAATATCACAAATAAATGCGGTAACAATTGCGCAATTGTCGCCGGTTACAAGCTATGAGGAACTGGGCAGCGAAACGCTGGACCTGGTAGATATAGCTGTAAACGAAGCGACTTTCCTAAGTGTAGACGGCAAAACCAGAGTGAGCCAGCAACAAGCGGCAATTCATCTTACCTGTACATGCACTCAACCTAAAAGCAAGCTTTGTAGTCATAAATCATCGGCTTTGCTGCAGATCATAGCAAATCCAAATTACATCGTGTTTTTCGATGATAATTATAGGCGCGAAAAGCTTCGGAAATTTGCTGCTGATTATGGGCTGGAAGCGGAGCCGGAGCTTGACGAGTACTTCGATCTGGAGCTAAATGAAGGCAGGTTGGTCATTAATCCTAAAGATCGCTCATTATTGCCGGTTACCAATGCAAGTATAGATGCTATGGAACGGCAGCTAATGCTGCAGCAAGCATCTGCAACGCCGCGATTAACGAAGGCTGACGAGGAGTTAAAGCGTATTATAGTATTTAAGCAGCACAAGTTTTACAAGCACCTTATTATTGAACTGTATGATGCAGATAGTACAAAAGATGGCCGTATAAAAAACCCGCTGATACCTGTTGCGCCCTTGCAATTGATAATGGATACCAATGATCCGTTTGAAATTAAGTTTTATACCGCTATATCCCGCTTTCAGCAAAATATAGATGCTAAGGTCAACAAGCAAGGCTTGGATAGCTTAAAAGCTATAGTTAAGAATCCGCTTAATTTCGATTGCTACCTGCATGATGTAGCTGTGTCTGAAAAGGTTCCGTCCGGGGCCTTAACGAAGGTTAATTTGCGCGCACTGCATACCGATCTGCAGCTTACCGTTGACCCGATAAAGGATGTTTTTAAGATATCAGGTTCGTTACCAGCGGGAGAGGAGCGTTATCCTGTTTCAAAGCTTGAAGTGCTGTTTGGTTATTTTATAAAAGTTGGATCCACCTTGTATTTAGTGAAGAATTTGCAGACAACAGGCGCGATAACGTTGTTCAAACAGGGGCAGGATTATTTGCATGTACATAAAAACCAATTTAAAGAATTTCAAAGTCGTATTTTAAACAAGCTGGATGCAGGTGTTAAGGTGAGCTATCCTTACATCCCGACAGCAACGGCTGTGCAACTGCAGGAGCAGCAGTTTAACCATCGAGAGCGTATTATCTACCTTTCGGACTTTGGTCAGTACATCATGATCTTTCCTGTAATGCGGTATGGCGAAGCGGAGATCCCGGTTCGTAAAAACGACCTGATCTATGCTATCGATAGCCGGGGCGAGGAGTTTCTAGTTCAGCGTGATGAACCTGCCGAGCGGGAATTTATCGCTGCAATTTTAAAACAACACGCTTACTTTGAGGAGCAGCTGGCGGACGACCTGCAATACTTTTACCTGCACAAGAAACGCTTTTTAGATGAGGAATGGTTCCTGAACGCGTTTGAGGTTTGGCGGGCAGAAGGCATCGCTATTTTAGGTTTTAACGAGCTTACGGGCAATAACCTTAACCCGCATAAGGTCAGCATCAGCATAAAAGTACTTAGCGGGCTAAACTGGTTTAATACAAAGCTTGATGCAAGGTTTGGTAAGCGCAAGGCCTCGCTTAAACACCTCCATAAGGCTATTAGAAATAAAACCAAGTATGTGCAGCTTGATGATGGTACGCTGGGCATACTACCACAGGAATGGATAGATAAGTTCACAAGATATTTCGAAGCCGCACAAATAGTTGATGAAGAACTGCTTACACCTAAAACCAATTTCGAACTGATAAGTGAGTTATACGAGGATCAGCAGCTGGGCGAACAGGTGAAGCTGGAACTGCAGCAATACCGGAACAAGTTTGATAACCTAGAGAAAATTGAAGAGATAGGCGTTCCTGCGGAACTCAAGACTACGCTTCGGCCATATCAGCAATTCGGGCTAAACTGGCTCAACTTTTTAGACGAACTTAATTTTGGAGGATGCCTGGCGGATGATATGGGCCTTGGCAAAACTATCCAGGTACTGGCTTTTATTCTCTCGCAAAACACTAAAGCGAAGCAGAATACCAACTTGCTGGTGGTGCCCACATCACTTATTTTCAACTGGCAGGCAGAGGCTGAACGCTTTGCACCGTCGCTAAAGATACTGACGCTTTATGGTGCCGACCGGGTAAAGAATATCGCAGACTTTAATAGTTATAACATCGTGCTCACTTCTTACGGTACGCTGCTGTCGGACATCAACTTTCTTAAGAATTACACATTCAATTACGTGTTTCTCGATGAATCGCAGAATATTAAAAATCCGACTTCTCAGCGTTACAAAGCCGCCAAGTTGCTGAAGGCACGTAACCGCATTGCCGTTACCGGGACACCATTTGAGAACAATACCTTTGATATATACGGCCAACTGTCATTTGCATGCCCCGGTCTGCTTGGCAGTCTGCAATATTTCAAAGAGATATATGCGATGCCTGTAGACCAGTTCAAAGTAAGTAAACGTGCCCGCGAGCTTCAGCAAAAAATAAAGCCTTTTATCCTGCGCCGTACTAAGCAGGAGGTAGCTGCCGAATTGCCGGAGAAGACCGAGATGGTGTTGCACTGCCCGATGAATGAAGAGCAGCGCACATTGTACAATGCTTACGAAAAAGAGTTCAGGGAATTTATATCGGCTACATCTCAGGATCAACTGAAAAAAAGCTCAATGCATGTGCTTAAAGGTATAACAAAACTGCGCCAGATTTGTGATTCGCCGCAGCTGCTTGAAGGTGTAAGGCTACCGGGTAACGCATCGGCCAAAATAGATGTACTGCTGGAGCAGATAGAAAGCAAATCACCCAACCATAAAATACTTGTTTTCTCTCAATTTGTGGGGATGCTCAACCTCATCCGCAAAGAACTACTTGTACGCAACATTGGCTTTGCCTACCTCACAGGTGCTACCAAAAACAGGGAGCAGGTAGTGAATAATTTTCAGGAGAATGCAGATACACGGGTGTTCTTAATTAGCCTTAAAGCAGGTGGCACAGGGCTTAATCTTACAGCAGCAGACTATGTTTACCTGGTTGACCCATGGTGGAACCCTGCGATAGAAAATCAGGCTATCGATAGGGTTTACCGTATTGGTCAGCACAAAAATGTTGTAGCGGTACGAATGATATGCCCTGATACGATTGAGGAAAAAGTGGTTCGTCTGCAGGAGAATAAAAGGGATCTGGCAAATAAGCTCATTACGTCAGACGCGGTCTTACAATCATTGAGTAAAGAAGATTGGATGGATTTACTAAGGCCGTTGTAAGTTATCCTTAGCTGTTCAATGACCCTCGATATCCTGTCCTTTTTTTTGAAAGCTATAGATGAGGTAACCAAGTGCCGGCAGGATGAACAAACCTCCAATAAGCAAAGCAATCGCCAGTGACTCTATCGCTTTTTCTGCTCCGCGATTCTCAAGCAGCGAGAGGTAGCCTCCGCCTTTGAGTATCACTATGTTTGGATAGTGCTTATAGGTTGTGGTAAGCAATATCATGGTTACCTGGAAACCGGCAAGTACGCGGATGATGTAGCGCTTTCCTCGGCTGATTAAATACCACAATACAACAAGTGATATACTTGCAGCACTTACTGCAGCAATACCGATGATATTGCCGAACACCCATTGCACCAATGGTATCTTTTCTATAATAGCTGCAATGAACACCATTGCACCGGCAACAAATGCAGCCAAATTCATGATACGTGCCTTACGGATGAAGCTCTTGCGTGAAGGGTGGTCTGTTGCCTCACCGATAAGATATATGGCTGCCAGGAAGCCGCAAAGTGCGACGGTAAAGAAACCGATAGCCACCGAGAACCAGTTTAGCCAGCTTAAAACGTAGGCATGCAAGAAATCGTTTGCACCTGGATCTATCCTGCCGGATACAGCACTTCCTGCTATAATCCCCAGGAACAACGGCGTGACAAAGCTGGAGTAAACAAATACTTTGTTGTATACTTTCTGCATGTCGTCCCTAACTGCATCGTAACTGCGGAAAGTAAGGGCTGTCCCCCTGGCTATGATGCCCATCAGCATAACTACCAACGGGATATGCAAATAGGTGGACATGGTGGTGTAGATCACCGGAAAGCCTACAAACAATATCACTATAGCGATGATGAGCCACATGTGGTTGGCTTCCCATATGGGTCCAATAGCGTTGTACATGATGCGCCGCGTGCGCGATTTATTTGCATCTGATGTGAAAAGCTCTATAATGCCGGCACCATAATCCGCACCACCCATCACCAAATAAAGCAGCAGCGCCAGCCAAAGAAAAACAATTACAACGTATATCATAGCTTAATGCGCTTTTAAGTGTGGTTTACCAGCAACATCGTACAATACGGGAACCATTTTTATCTGCCGGTAAAGTAAAAAAACAACTACACAGCTTAAGGATAAATAAACAGCGGTAAACAGGTAAAAGGAATAAGCTATACCCGGCATCGGCGTAACCGCATCTGCCGTACGCATAACGCCTTGTACAATCCAGGGTTGCCGGCCAACTTCGGTTACTGTCCAGCCGGCTTCTACAGCAATAAAGCCAAGTGGCGTAGCAAGTATAAACAGCTTTAGAAACCAGTTCTTGCTAAACCAGCTTTTCTTTTTTGCCAGCGCTATAAGGTAGATGACACCCAGGGCCATCATCAGCATACCTAAACTTACCATTAGCTGAAAGGCATAATGTGTAACTGCAACAGGGGGCTGATCAGCTTTAGGTATCTGATCTAATCCTTTTACCGGCTTTTTAAAGTCTTCATAAATCATGAAACTTAGCATGCCGGGTAGCTCTATCGCGTAATTTACAGTTTTGTTCTTTTCGTCGGGTATGCCACCAAGAATGAGGGGGGAATAAGGCTCCGTATTAAAGTGCGCTTCCATAGCAGCAAGTTTTGCCGGCTGGCGTTTAGCCACCATTTTGGCGGATATATCGCCGCTTAAGGGCTGCAAAATAGCCGCCAGCACACCAAATATGGCTGCTATGCGGAACGACCGCAGGTGAAATTCAATGTTCTTTTTGCGATAGATCATTAATGCATGTACGCCCGCAACAGCAAAGCCGGTGGCCGCAAAGGCAGCTATACTCATATGCAAAGCCTGTGAAAACCAGGCGGGGTTAAACATAGCTTTTATAGGATCTATGTTAAGGTACTTGCCATTTACCAAGTCGAACCCGGTTGGTGTGTTCATCCAGGCGTTGGCAGCCACCACCAATATACCCGATGTAAGTCCGCTCACACCAACAATAACCCCGGTGAACCAGTGAAACCATTTGTTAAACTTACCCCAGCCGTATAAAAAAAAGCCTAGGGCTATTGCTTCTATAAAAAAGGCGGTACCTTCTAATGAGAAAGGCATCCCGAATATAGGCCCGGCATGTTTCATGAATGTAGGCCACAACAAGCCCAACTCAAACGATAATACAGTGCCGGATACCGCACCTGTAGCGAAGAATATTGCAACACCTTTGCTCCAGGCTTTAGTAATGTTCTGATAGATATTATTGTTGCTCCTGAGGTATAAGAAATGAGACACTGCCATAAAGAACGGCATCACCATACCTATACATGAAAAGATGATATGAAACCCCAGGGATAGGGCCATTTGCGAGCGTGCGGCCATAAAATTATCCATGTACGCAATTTACGCAGTATGCATAAGTAAGTTCATATTTATCAAACAGATAAGTTAATTTATATTGATTATGTATTATTATTTTCTTGCGGTTAAATATGATTTTTACGTAAGTACATCGCAATATGTTCTGCTTGCTGTAACTTGAATATATTATGTGCCTGATTGCCGGTACAACACAGATTTTTTATATTTTAACATCGACAATACA is a window of Mucilaginibacter terrenus DNA encoding:
- a CDS encoding cytochrome ubiquinol oxidase subunit I produces the protein MDNFMAARSQMALSLGFHIIFSCIGMVMPFFMAVSHFLYLRSNNNIYQNITKAWSKGVAIFFATGAVSGTVLSFELGLLWPTFMKHAGPIFGMPFSLEGTAFFIEAIALGFFLYGWGKFNKWFHWFTGVIVGVSGLTSGILVVAANAWMNTPTGFDLVNGKYLNIDPIKAMFNPAWFSQALHMSIAAFAATGFAVAGVHALMIYRKKNIEFHLRSFRIAAIFGVLAAILQPLSGDISAKMVAKRQPAKLAAMEAHFNTEPYSPLILGGIPDEKNKTVNYAIELPGMLSFMIYEDFKKPVKGLDQIPKADQPPVAVTHYAFQLMVSLGMLMMALGVIYLIALAKKKSWFSKNWFLKLFILATPLGFIAVEAGWTVTEVGRQPWIVQGVMRTADAVTPMPGIAYSFYLFTAVYLSLSCVVVFLLYRQIKMVPVLYDVAGKPHLKAH
- a CDS encoding DEAD/DEAH box helicase, which encodes MESASHDGTYIISGKLISQINAVTIAQLSPVTSYEELGSETLDLVDIAVNEATFLSVDGKTRVSQQQAAIHLTCTCTQPKSKLCSHKSSALLQIIANPNYIVFFDDNYRREKLRKFAADYGLEAEPELDEYFDLELNEGRLVINPKDRSLLPVTNASIDAMERQLMLQQASATPRLTKADEELKRIIVFKQHKFYKHLIIELYDADSTKDGRIKNPLIPVAPLQLIMDTNDPFEIKFYTAISRFQQNIDAKVNKQGLDSLKAIVKNPLNFDCYLHDVAVSEKVPSGALTKVNLRALHTDLQLTVDPIKDVFKISGSLPAGEERYPVSKLEVLFGYFIKVGSTLYLVKNLQTTGAITLFKQGQDYLHVHKNQFKEFQSRILNKLDAGVKVSYPYIPTATAVQLQEQQFNHRERIIYLSDFGQYIMIFPVMRYGEAEIPVRKNDLIYAIDSRGEEFLVQRDEPAEREFIAAILKQHAYFEEQLADDLQYFYLHKKRFLDEEWFLNAFEVWRAEGIAILGFNELTGNNLNPHKVSISIKVLSGLNWFNTKLDARFGKRKASLKHLHKAIRNKTKYVQLDDGTLGILPQEWIDKFTRYFEAAQIVDEELLTPKTNFELISELYEDQQLGEQVKLELQQYRNKFDNLEKIEEIGVPAELKTTLRPYQQFGLNWLNFLDELNFGGCLADDMGLGKTIQVLAFILSQNTKAKQNTNLLVVPTSLIFNWQAEAERFAPSLKILTLYGADRVKNIADFNSYNIVLTSYGTLLSDINFLKNYTFNYVFLDESQNIKNPTSQRYKAAKLLKARNRIAVTGTPFENNTFDIYGQLSFACPGLLGSLQYFKEIYAMPVDQFKVSKRARELQQKIKPFILRRTKQEVAAELPEKTEMVLHCPMNEEQRTLYNAYEKEFREFISATSQDQLKKSSMHVLKGITKLRQICDSPQLLEGVRLPGNASAKIDVLLEQIESKSPNHKILVFSQFVGMLNLIRKELLVRNIGFAYLTGATKNREQVVNNFQENADTRVFLISLKAGGTGLNLTAADYVYLVDPWWNPAIENQAIDRVYRIGQHKNVVAVRMICPDTIEEKVVRLQENKRDLANKLITSDAVLQSLSKEDWMDLLRPL
- a CDS encoding cytochrome d ubiquinol oxidase subunit II translates to MIYVVIVFLWLALLLYLVMGGADYGAGIIELFTSDANKSRTRRIMYNAIGPIWEANHMWLIIAIVILFVGFPVIYTTMSTYLHIPLVVMLMGIIARGTALTFRSYDAVRDDMQKVYNKVFVYSSFVTPLFLGIIAGSAVSGRIDPGANDFLHAYVLSWLNWFSVAIGFFTVALCGFLAAIYLIGEATDHPSRKSFIRKARIMNLAAFVAGAMVFIAAIIEKIPLVQWVFGNIIGIAAVSAASISLVVLWYLISRGKRYIIRVLAGFQVTMILLTTTYKHYPNIVILKGGGYLSLLENRGAEKAIESLAIALLIGGLFILPALGYLIYSFQKKGQDIEGH